One Pseudonocardia sp. HH130630-07 genomic window carries:
- a CDS encoding acyl-CoA carboxylase epsilon subunit, protein MSASADTRDPGSRIQISGGYPDETEIAAVTLAVLASAGAARPRRDPPRRVVTWPGHGGFASPASWAGAA, encoded by the coding sequence GTGAGCGCCTCGGCCGACACCCGCGATCCGGGGTCGCGGATCCAGATCAGCGGCGGGTACCCGGACGAGACCGAGATCGCCGCGGTCACCCTCGCCGTGCTCGCGTCGGCCGGCGCGGCGCGGCCACGGCGGGACCCGCCGCGCCGGGTCGTCACCTGGCCCGGCCACGGAGGGTTCGCATCCCCGGCGAGCTGGGCCGGGGCGGCCTGA